A window of Pan paniscus chromosome 10, NHGRI_mPanPan1-v2.0_pri, whole genome shotgun sequence contains these coding sequences:
- the SP7 gene encoding transcription factor Sp7, which yields MASSLLEEEVHYGSSPLAMLTAACSKFGGSSPLRDSTTLGKAGTKKPYSVGSDLSASKTMGDAYPAPFTSTNGLLSPAGSPPAPTSGYANDYPPFSHSFPGPTGTQDPGLLVPKGHSSSDCLPSVYTSLDMTHPYGSWYKAGIHAGISPGPGNTPTPWWDMHPGGNWLGGGQGQGDGLQGTLPTGPAQPPLNPQLPTYPSDFAPLNPAPYPAPHLLQPGPQHVLPQDVYKPKAVGNSGQLEGSGGAKPPRGASTGGGGGYGGSGAGRSSCDCPNCQELERLGAAAAGLRKKPIHSCHIPGCGKVYGKASHLKAHLRWHTGERPFVCNWLFCGKRFTRSDELERHVRTHTREKKFTCLLCSKRFTRSDHLSKHQRTHGEPGPGPPPSGPKELGEGRSTGEEEASQTPRPSASPATPEKAPGGSPEQSNLLEI from the exons ATGGCGTCCTCCCTGCTTGAG GAGGAAGTTCACTATGGCTCCAGTCCCCTGGCCATGCTGACGGCAGCGTGCAGCAAATTTGGTGGCTCTAGCCCTCTGCGGGACTCAACAACTCTGGGCAAAGCAGGCACAAAGAAGCCGTACTCTGTGGGCAGTGACCTTTCAGCCTCCAAAACCATGGGGGATGCTTATCCAGCCCCCTTTACAAGCACTAATGGGCTCCTTTCACCTGCAGGCAGTCCTCCAGCACCCACCTCAGGCTATGCTAATGATTACCCTCCCTTTTCCCACTCATTCCCTGGGCCCACGGGCACCCAGGACCCTGGGCTACTAGTGCCCAAGGGGCACAGCTCTTCTGACTGTCTGCCCAGTGTCTACACCTCTCTGGACATGACACACCCCTATGGCTCCTGGTACAAGGCAGGCATCCATGCAGGCATTTCACCAGGCCCAGGCAACACTCCTACTCCATGGTGGGATATGCACCCTGGAGGCAACTGGctaggtggtgggcagggccagggtGATGGGCTGCAAGGGACACTGCCCACAGGTCCAGCTCAGCCTCCACTGAACCCCCAGCTGCCCACCTACCCATCTGACTTTGCTCCCCTTAATCCAGCCCCCTACCCAGCTCCCCACCTCTTGCAACCAGGGCCCCAGCATGTCTTGCCCCAAGATGTCTATAAACCCAAGGCAGTGGGAAATAGTGGGCAGCTAGAGGGGAGTGGTGGAGCCAAACCCCCACGGGGTGCAAGCACCGGGGGCGGTGGTGGATATGGGGGCAGTGGGGCAGGGCGCTCCTCCTGCGACTGCCCTAATTGCCAGGAGCTAGAGCGGCTGGGAGCAGCAGCGGCTGGGCTGCGGAAGAAGCCCATCCACAGCTGCCACATCCCTGGCTGCGGCAAGGTGTATGGCAAGGCTTCGCACCTGAAGGCCCACTTGCGCTGGCACACAGGCGAGAGGCCCTTCGTCTGCAACTGGCTCTTCTGCGGCAAGAGGTTCACTCGTTCGGATGAGCTGGAGCGTCATGTGCGCACTCACACCCGGGAGAAGAAGTTCACCTGCCTGCTCTGCTCCAAGCGCTTTACCCGAAGCGACCACCTGAGCAAACACCAGCGCACCCACGGAGAACCAGGCCCGGGTCCCCCTCCCAGTGGCCCCAAGGAGCTGGGGGAGGGCCGCAGCACAGGGGAAGAGGAGGCCAGTCAGACGCCCCGACCTTCTGCCTCGCCAGCAACCCCAGAGAAAGCCCCTGGAGGCAGCCCTGAGCAGAGCAACTTGCTGGAGATCTGA
- the AAAS gene encoding aladin isoform X3 — translation MCSMGLFPPPPPRGQVTLYEHNNELVTGSSYESPPPDFRGQWINLPVLQLTKDPLKTPGRLDHGTRTAFIHHREQVWKRCINIWRDVGLFGVLNEIANSEEEVFEWVKTASGWALALCRWASSLHGSLFPHLSLRSEDLIAEFAQVTNCTIVPSLKHRLQRNVASLAWKPLSASVLAVACQSCILIWTLDPTSLSTRPSSGCAQVLSHPGHTPVTSLAWAPSGGRLLSASPVDAAIRVWDVSTETCVPLPWFRGGGVTNLLWSPDGSKILATTPSAVFRVWEAQMWTCERWPTLSGRCQTGCWSPDGSRLLFTVLGEPLIYSLSFPERCGEGKGCVGGAKSATIVADLSETTIQTPDGEERLGGEAHSMVWDPSGERLAVLMKGNPRVQDGKPVILLFRTRNSPVFELLPCSLLASGCLLTFSSSGIIQGEPGAQPQLITFHPSFNKGALLSVGWSTGRIAHIPLYFVNAQFPRFSPVLGRAQEPPAGGGGSIHDLPLFTETSPTFAPWDPLPGPPPVLPHSPHSHL, via the exons ATGTGCTCTATGGGGTTGTTCCCTCCTCCACCGCCTCGGGGTCAAGTCACCCTATATGAGCACAATAACGAGCTGGTGACGGGCAGTAGCTATGAGAGCCCGCCCCCCGACTTCCGGGGCCAG TGGATCAATCTTCCTGTCCTACAACTGACCAAGGATCCCCTAAAGACCCCTGGAAGGCTggaccatggcacaagaactgcCTTCATCCATCACCGGGAGCAAGTGTGGAAGAGATGCATCAACATTTG GCGTGATGTGGGCCTTTTTGGGGTGCTAAATGAAATTGCAAACTCAGAAGAAGAGG TGTTTGAGTGGGTGAAGACGGCATCCGGCTGGGCCCTGGCACTCTGTCGATGGGCCTCTTCCCTCCATGGGTCCCTGTTCCCCCATCTGTCT CTCAGGAGCGAAGATCTGATCGCTGAATTTGCCCAAGTCACAAATTG CACCATAGTCCCCTCCCTGAAGCACCGGCTGCAGCGAAATGTGGCGTCTCTGGCCTGGAAGCCCCTTAGTGCCTCTGTCTTGGCTGTGGCCTGCCAGAGCTGCATTCTTATCTGGACCCTGGACCCTACCTCCTTGTCTACCCG ACCCTCTTCTGGCTGTGCCCAAGTGCTGTCCCACCCTGGGCATACACCTGTTACCAGCTTGGCCTGGGCCCCCAGTGGGGGGCGGCTGCTCTCAGCTTCACCCGTGGATGCTGCTATCCGG GTATGGGATGTCTCAACAGAGACCTGTGTCCCCCTTCCCTGGTTTCGAGGAGGTGGGGTGACCAACCTGCTCTGGTCCCCAGACGGCAGCAAAATCCTGGCTACCACTCCTTCAGCTGTCTTTCG AGTCTGGGAGGCCCAGATGTGGACTTGTGAGAGGTGGCCTACTCTATCAGGGCGCTGTCAG ACTGGCTGCTGGAGCCCAGATGGCAGCCGACTGCTGTTCACTGTATTGGGAGAGCCACTGATTTACTCCCTGTCTTTTCCAGAACGTTGTG GTGAGGGAAAGGGGTGCGTTGGAGGTGCAAAGTCAGCAACGATTGTGGCAGATCTGTCTGAGACAACAATACAGACACCAGATGGTGAGGAGAG GCTTGGGGGAGAGGCTCACTCCATGGTCTGGGACCCCAGTGGGGAACGTCTGGCTGTGCTTATGAAAG GAAACCCAAGGGTACAGGATGGTAAACCAGTCATCCTCCTTTTTCGCACTCGAAACAGCCCTGTGTTTGAGCTCCTTCCCTG CTCCCTTCTCGCCTCCGGTTGCCTGCTCACCTTTTCTTCTAGTGGCATTATCCAGGGGGAGCCAGGAGCCCAGCCCCAGCTCATCACTTTCCATCCTTCCTTCAACAAAGGGGCCCTGCTCAGTGTG GGCTGGTCCACAGGCCGAATTGCCCACATCCCGCTGTACTTTGTCAATGCCCAGTTTCCACGTTTTAGCCCAGTGCTTGGGCGGGCCCAGGAACCCCCCGCTGGGGGTGGAGGCTCTATTCATGACCTGCCCCTCTTTACTGAGACATCCCCAACCTTTGCCCCTTGGGACCCTCTCCCAGGGCCACCACCTGTTCTGCCCCACTCCCCACATTCCCACCTCTAA
- the AAAS gene encoding aladin isoform X1, translated as MCSMGLFPPPPPRGQVTLYEHNNELVTGSSYESPPPDFRGQWINLPVLQLTKDPLKTPGRLDHGTRTAFIHHREQVWKRCINIWRDVGLFGVLNEIANSEEEVFEWVKTASGWALALCRWASSLHGSLFPHLSLRSEDLIAEFAQVTNWSSCCLRVFAWHPHTNKFAVALLDDSVRVYNASSTIVPSLKHRLQRNVASLAWKPLSASVLAVACQSCILIWTLDPTSLSTRPSSGCAQVLSHPGHTPVTSLAWAPSGGRLLSASPVDAAIRVWDVSTETCVPLPWFRGGGVTNLLWSPDGSKILATTPSAVFRVWEAQMWTCERWPTLSGRCQTGCWSPDGSRLLFTVLGEPLIYSLSFPERCGEGKGCVGGAKSATIVADLSETTIQTPDGEERLGGEAHSMVWDPSGERLAVLMKGNPRVQDGKPVILLFRTRNSPVFELLPCSLLASGCLLTFSSSGIIQGEPGAQPQLITFHPSFNKGALLSVGWSTGRIAHIPLYFVNAQFPRFSPVLGRAQEPPAGGGGSIHDLPLFTETSPTFAPWDPLPGPPPVLPHSPHSHL; from the exons ATGTGCTCTATGGGGTTGTTCCCTCCTCCACCGCCTCGGGGTCAAGTCACCCTATATGAGCACAATAACGAGCTGGTGACGGGCAGTAGCTATGAGAGCCCGCCCCCCGACTTCCGGGGCCAG TGGATCAATCTTCCTGTCCTACAACTGACCAAGGATCCCCTAAAGACCCCTGGAAGGCTggaccatggcacaagaactgcCTTCATCCATCACCGGGAGCAAGTGTGGAAGAGATGCATCAACATTTG GCGTGATGTGGGCCTTTTTGGGGTGCTAAATGAAATTGCAAACTCAGAAGAAGAGG TGTTTGAGTGGGTGAAGACGGCATCCGGCTGGGCCCTGGCACTCTGTCGATGGGCCTCTTCCCTCCATGGGTCCCTGTTCCCCCATCTGTCT CTCAGGAGCGAAGATCTGATCGCTGAATTTGCCCAAGTCACAAATTG GTCCAGCTGCTGCTTGCGTGTCTTTGCATGGCACCCCCACACCAACAAGTTTGCAGTGGCCCTGCTAGATGACTCAGTCCGTGTGTATAATGCCAGCAG CACCATAGTCCCCTCCCTGAAGCACCGGCTGCAGCGAAATGTGGCGTCTCTGGCCTGGAAGCCCCTTAGTGCCTCTGTCTTGGCTGTGGCCTGCCAGAGCTGCATTCTTATCTGGACCCTGGACCCTACCTCCTTGTCTACCCG ACCCTCTTCTGGCTGTGCCCAAGTGCTGTCCCACCCTGGGCATACACCTGTTACCAGCTTGGCCTGGGCCCCCAGTGGGGGGCGGCTGCTCTCAGCTTCACCCGTGGATGCTGCTATCCGG GTATGGGATGTCTCAACAGAGACCTGTGTCCCCCTTCCCTGGTTTCGAGGAGGTGGGGTGACCAACCTGCTCTGGTCCCCAGACGGCAGCAAAATCCTGGCTACCACTCCTTCAGCTGTCTTTCG AGTCTGGGAGGCCCAGATGTGGACTTGTGAGAGGTGGCCTACTCTATCAGGGCGCTGTCAG ACTGGCTGCTGGAGCCCAGATGGCAGCCGACTGCTGTTCACTGTATTGGGAGAGCCACTGATTTACTCCCTGTCTTTTCCAGAACGTTGTG GTGAGGGAAAGGGGTGCGTTGGAGGTGCAAAGTCAGCAACGATTGTGGCAGATCTGTCTGAGACAACAATACAGACACCAGATGGTGAGGAGAG GCTTGGGGGAGAGGCTCACTCCATGGTCTGGGACCCCAGTGGGGAACGTCTGGCTGTGCTTATGAAAG GAAACCCAAGGGTACAGGATGGTAAACCAGTCATCCTCCTTTTTCGCACTCGAAACAGCCCTGTGTTTGAGCTCCTTCCCTG CTCCCTTCTCGCCTCCGGTTGCCTGCTCACCTTTTCTTCTAGTGGCATTATCCAGGGGGAGCCAGGAGCCCAGCCCCAGCTCATCACTTTCCATCCTTCCTTCAACAAAGGGGCCCTGCTCAGTGTG GGCTGGTCCACAGGCCGAATTGCCCACATCCCGCTGTACTTTGTCAATGCCCAGTTTCCACGTTTTAGCCCAGTGCTTGGGCGGGCCCAGGAACCCCCCGCTGGGGGTGGAGGCTCTATTCATGACCTGCCCCTCTTTACTGAGACATCCCCAACCTTTGCCCCTTGGGACCCTCTCCCAGGGCCACCACCTGTTCTGCCCCACTCCCCACATTCCCACCTCTAA
- the AAAS gene encoding aladin isoform X2, which translates to MCSMGLFPPPPPRGQVTLYEHNNELVTGSSYESPPPDFRGQWINLPVLQLTKDPLKTPGRLDHGTRTAFIHHREQVWKRCINIWRDVGLFGVLNEIANSEEEVFEWVKTASGWALALCRWASSLHGSLFPHLSLRSEDLIAEFAQVTNWSSCCLRVFAWHPHTNKFAVALLDDSVRVYNASSTIVPSLKHRLQRNVASLAWKPLSASVLAVACQSCILIWTLDPTSLSTRPSSGCAQVLSHPGHTPVTSLAWAPSGGRLLSASPVDAAIRVWDVSTETCVPLPWFRGGGVTNLLWSPDGSKILATTPSAVFRVWEAQMWTCERWPTLSGRCQTGCWSPDGSRLLFTVLGEPLIYSLSFPERCGEGKGCVGGAKSATIVADLSETTIQTPDGEERLGGEAHSMVWDPSGERLAVLMKGNPRVQDGKPVILLFRTRNSPVFELLPCGIIQGEPGAQPQLITFHPSFNKGALLSVGWSTGRIAHIPLYFVNAQFPRFSPVLGRAQEPPAGGGGSIHDLPLFTETSPTFAPWDPLPGPPPVLPHSPHSHL; encoded by the exons ATGTGCTCTATGGGGTTGTTCCCTCCTCCACCGCCTCGGGGTCAAGTCACCCTATATGAGCACAATAACGAGCTGGTGACGGGCAGTAGCTATGAGAGCCCGCCCCCCGACTTCCGGGGCCAG TGGATCAATCTTCCTGTCCTACAACTGACCAAGGATCCCCTAAAGACCCCTGGAAGGCTggaccatggcacaagaactgcCTTCATCCATCACCGGGAGCAAGTGTGGAAGAGATGCATCAACATTTG GCGTGATGTGGGCCTTTTTGGGGTGCTAAATGAAATTGCAAACTCAGAAGAAGAGG TGTTTGAGTGGGTGAAGACGGCATCCGGCTGGGCCCTGGCACTCTGTCGATGGGCCTCTTCCCTCCATGGGTCCCTGTTCCCCCATCTGTCT CTCAGGAGCGAAGATCTGATCGCTGAATTTGCCCAAGTCACAAATTG GTCCAGCTGCTGCTTGCGTGTCTTTGCATGGCACCCCCACACCAACAAGTTTGCAGTGGCCCTGCTAGATGACTCAGTCCGTGTGTATAATGCCAGCAG CACCATAGTCCCCTCCCTGAAGCACCGGCTGCAGCGAAATGTGGCGTCTCTGGCCTGGAAGCCCCTTAGTGCCTCTGTCTTGGCTGTGGCCTGCCAGAGCTGCATTCTTATCTGGACCCTGGACCCTACCTCCTTGTCTACCCG ACCCTCTTCTGGCTGTGCCCAAGTGCTGTCCCACCCTGGGCATACACCTGTTACCAGCTTGGCCTGGGCCCCCAGTGGGGGGCGGCTGCTCTCAGCTTCACCCGTGGATGCTGCTATCCGG GTATGGGATGTCTCAACAGAGACCTGTGTCCCCCTTCCCTGGTTTCGAGGAGGTGGGGTGACCAACCTGCTCTGGTCCCCAGACGGCAGCAAAATCCTGGCTACCACTCCTTCAGCTGTCTTTCG AGTCTGGGAGGCCCAGATGTGGACTTGTGAGAGGTGGCCTACTCTATCAGGGCGCTGTCAG ACTGGCTGCTGGAGCCCAGATGGCAGCCGACTGCTGTTCACTGTATTGGGAGAGCCACTGATTTACTCCCTGTCTTTTCCAGAACGTTGTG GTGAGGGAAAGGGGTGCGTTGGAGGTGCAAAGTCAGCAACGATTGTGGCAGATCTGTCTGAGACAACAATACAGACACCAGATGGTGAGGAGAG GCTTGGGGGAGAGGCTCACTCCATGGTCTGGGACCCCAGTGGGGAACGTCTGGCTGTGCTTATGAAAG GAAACCCAAGGGTACAGGATGGTAAACCAGTCATCCTCCTTTTTCGCACTCGAAACAGCCCTGTGTTTGAGCTCCTTCCCTG TGGCATTATCCAGGGGGAGCCAGGAGCCCAGCCCCAGCTCATCACTTTCCATCCTTCCTTCAACAAAGGGGCCCTGCTCAGTGTG GGCTGGTCCACAGGCCGAATTGCCCACATCCCGCTGTACTTTGTCAATGCCCAGTTTCCACGTTTTAGCCCAGTGCTTGGGCGGGCCCAGGAACCCCCCGCTGGGGGTGGAGGCTCTATTCATGACCTGCCCCTCTTTACTGAGACATCCCCAACCTTTGCCCCTTGGGACCCTCTCCCAGGGCCACCACCTGTTCTGCCCCACTCCCCACATTCCCACCTCTAA
- the AAAS gene encoding aladin isoform X4, giving the protein MCSMGLFPPPPPRGQVTLYEHNNELVTGSSYESPPPDFRGQWINLPVLQLTKDPLKTPGRLDHGTRTAFIHHREQVWKRCINIWRDVGLFGVLNEIANSEEEVFEWVKTASGWALALCRWASSLHGSLFPHLSLRSEDLIAEFAQVTNCTIVPSLKHRLQRNVASLAWKPLSASVLAVACQSCILIWTLDPTSLSTRPSSGCAQVLSHPGHTPVTSLAWAPSGGRLLSASPVDAAIRVWDVSTETCVPLPWFRGGGVTNLLWSPDGSKILATTPSAVFRVWEAQMWTCERWPTLSGRCQTGCWSPDGSRLLFTVLGEPLIYSLSFPERCGEGKGCVGGAKSATIVADLSETTIQTPDGEERLGGEAHSMVWDPSGERLAVLMKGNPRVQDGKPVILLFRTRNSPVFELLPCGIIQGEPGAQPQLITFHPSFNKGALLSVGWSTGRIAHIPLYFVNAQFPRFSPVLGRAQEPPAGGGGSIHDLPLFTETSPTFAPWDPLPGPPPVLPHSPHSHL; this is encoded by the exons ATGTGCTCTATGGGGTTGTTCCCTCCTCCACCGCCTCGGGGTCAAGTCACCCTATATGAGCACAATAACGAGCTGGTGACGGGCAGTAGCTATGAGAGCCCGCCCCCCGACTTCCGGGGCCAG TGGATCAATCTTCCTGTCCTACAACTGACCAAGGATCCCCTAAAGACCCCTGGAAGGCTggaccatggcacaagaactgcCTTCATCCATCACCGGGAGCAAGTGTGGAAGAGATGCATCAACATTTG GCGTGATGTGGGCCTTTTTGGGGTGCTAAATGAAATTGCAAACTCAGAAGAAGAGG TGTTTGAGTGGGTGAAGACGGCATCCGGCTGGGCCCTGGCACTCTGTCGATGGGCCTCTTCCCTCCATGGGTCCCTGTTCCCCCATCTGTCT CTCAGGAGCGAAGATCTGATCGCTGAATTTGCCCAAGTCACAAATTG CACCATAGTCCCCTCCCTGAAGCACCGGCTGCAGCGAAATGTGGCGTCTCTGGCCTGGAAGCCCCTTAGTGCCTCTGTCTTGGCTGTGGCCTGCCAGAGCTGCATTCTTATCTGGACCCTGGACCCTACCTCCTTGTCTACCCG ACCCTCTTCTGGCTGTGCCCAAGTGCTGTCCCACCCTGGGCATACACCTGTTACCAGCTTGGCCTGGGCCCCCAGTGGGGGGCGGCTGCTCTCAGCTTCACCCGTGGATGCTGCTATCCGG GTATGGGATGTCTCAACAGAGACCTGTGTCCCCCTTCCCTGGTTTCGAGGAGGTGGGGTGACCAACCTGCTCTGGTCCCCAGACGGCAGCAAAATCCTGGCTACCACTCCTTCAGCTGTCTTTCG AGTCTGGGAGGCCCAGATGTGGACTTGTGAGAGGTGGCCTACTCTATCAGGGCGCTGTCAG ACTGGCTGCTGGAGCCCAGATGGCAGCCGACTGCTGTTCACTGTATTGGGAGAGCCACTGATTTACTCCCTGTCTTTTCCAGAACGTTGTG GTGAGGGAAAGGGGTGCGTTGGAGGTGCAAAGTCAGCAACGATTGTGGCAGATCTGTCTGAGACAACAATACAGACACCAGATGGTGAGGAGAG GCTTGGGGGAGAGGCTCACTCCATGGTCTGGGACCCCAGTGGGGAACGTCTGGCTGTGCTTATGAAAG GAAACCCAAGGGTACAGGATGGTAAACCAGTCATCCTCCTTTTTCGCACTCGAAACAGCCCTGTGTTTGAGCTCCTTCCCTG TGGCATTATCCAGGGGGAGCCAGGAGCCCAGCCCCAGCTCATCACTTTCCATCCTTCCTTCAACAAAGGGGCCCTGCTCAGTGTG GGCTGGTCCACAGGCCGAATTGCCCACATCCCGCTGTACTTTGTCAATGCCCAGTTTCCACGTTTTAGCCCAGTGCTTGGGCGGGCCCAGGAACCCCCCGCTGGGGGTGGAGGCTCTATTCATGACCTGCCCCTCTTTACTGAGACATCCCCAACCTTTGCCCCTTGGGACCCTCTCCCAGGGCCACCACCTGTTCTGCCCCACTCCCCACATTCCCACCTCTAA
- the AAAS gene encoding aladin isoform X5, producing the protein MWTCERWPTLSGRCQTGCWSPDGSRLLFTVLGEPLIYSLSFPERCGEGKGCVGGAKSATIVADLSETTIQTPDGEERLGGEAHSMVWDPSGERLAVLMKGNPRVQDGKPVILLFRTRNSPVFELLPCGIIQGEPGAQPQLITFHPSFNKGALLSVGWSTGRIAHIPLYFVNAQFPRFSPVLGRAQEPPAGGGGSIHDLPLFTETSPTFAPWDPLPGPPPVLPHSPHSHL; encoded by the exons ATGTGGACTTGTGAGAGGTGGCCTACTCTATCAGGGCGCTGTCAG ACTGGCTGCTGGAGCCCAGATGGCAGCCGACTGCTGTTCACTGTATTGGGAGAGCCACTGATTTACTCCCTGTCTTTTCCAGAACGTTGTG GTGAGGGAAAGGGGTGCGTTGGAGGTGCAAAGTCAGCAACGATTGTGGCAGATCTGTCTGAGACAACAATACAGACACCAGATGGTGAGGAGAG GCTTGGGGGAGAGGCTCACTCCATGGTCTGGGACCCCAGTGGGGAACGTCTGGCTGTGCTTATGAAAG GAAACCCAAGGGTACAGGATGGTAAACCAGTCATCCTCCTTTTTCGCACTCGAAACAGCCCTGTGTTTGAGCTCCTTCCCTG TGGCATTATCCAGGGGGAGCCAGGAGCCCAGCCCCAGCTCATCACTTTCCATCCTTCCTTCAACAAAGGGGCCCTGCTCAGTGTG GGCTGGTCCACAGGCCGAATTGCCCACATCCCGCTGTACTTTGTCAATGCCCAGTTTCCACGTTTTAGCCCAGTGCTTGGGCGGGCCCAGGAACCCCCCGCTGGGGGTGGAGGCTCTATTCATGACCTGCCCCTCTTTACTGAGACATCCCCAACCTTTGCCCCTTGGGACCCTCTCCCAGGGCCACCACCTGTTCTGCCCCACTCCCCACATTCCCACCTCTAA
- the MYG1 gene encoding MYG1 exonuclease: MGHRFLRGFLTLLLPPPPLYTRHRMLGPESVPPPKRSRSKLMAPPRIGTHNGTFHCDEALACALLRLLAEYRDAEIVRTRDPEKLASCDIVVDVGGEYDPRRHRYDHHQRSFTETMSSLSPGKPWQTKLSSAGLIYLHFGHKLLAQLLGTSEEDSMVGTLYDKMYENFVEEVDAVDNGISQWAEGEPRYALTTTLSARVARLNPTWNHPDQDTEAGFKRAMDLVQEEFLQRLDFYQHSWLPARALVEEALAQRFQVDPSGEIVELVKGACPWKEHLYHLESGLSPPVAIFFVIYTDQAGQWRIQCVPKEPHSFQSRLPLPEPWRGLRDEALDQVSGIPGCIFVHASGFIGGHRTREGALSMARATLAQRSYLPQIS; this comes from the exons ATGGGACACCGCTTCCTGCGCGGCTTCTTAacgctgctgctgccgccgccaccCCTCTATACCCGGCACCGCATGCTCGGTCCAGAGTCCGTCCCGCCCCCAAAACGATCCCGCAGCAAACTCATGGCACCGCCCCGAATCGGGACGCACAATGGCACCTTCCACTGCGACGAGGCACTGGCATGCGCACTGCTTCGCCTCCTGGCGGAGTACCGG GATGCAGAGATTGTGCGGACCCGGGATCCCGAAAAACTCGCTTCCTGTGACATCGTGGTGGACGTGGGGGGCGAGTACGACCCTCGGAGACACCGATATGACCATCACCAGAG GTCTTTCACAGAGACCATGAGCTCCCTGTCCCCTGGGAAGCCGTGGCAGACCAAGCTGAGCAGTGCGGGACTCATCTATCTGCACTTCGGGCACAAGCTGCTGGCCCAGTTGCTGGGCACTAGTGAAGAGGACAGCATGGTGGGCACCCTCTATGACAAG ATGTATGAGAACTTTGTGGAGGAGGTGGATGCCGTGGACAATGGGATCTCCCAGTGGGCAGAGGGGGAGCCTCGATATGCACTGACCACTACCCTGAGTGCACGAGTTGCTCGACTTAATCCTACCTGGAACCACCCCGACCAAGACACTGAG GCAGGGTTCAAGCGTGCAATGGATCTGGTTCAAGAGGAGTTTCTGCAGAGATTAGATTTCTACCAACACAGCTGGCTGCCAGCCCGGGCCTTGGTGGAAGAGGCCCTTGCCCAGCGATTCCAG GTGGACCCAAGTGGGGAGATTGTGGAACTGGTGAAAGGTGCATGTCCCTGGAAGGAGCATCTCTACCACCTGGAATCTGGGCTGTCCCCTCCAGTGGCCATCTTCTTTGTTATCTACACTGACCAGGCTGGACAGTGGCGAATACAGTGTGTGCCCAAGGAGCCCCACTCATTCCAAAGCCG GCTGCCCCTGCCAGAGCCATGGCGGGGTCTTCGGGACGAGGCCCTGGACCAGGTCAGTGGGATCCCTGGCTGCATCTTCGTCCATGCAAGCGGCTTCATTGGCGGTCACCGCACCCGAGAGGGTGCCTTGAGCATGGCCCGTGCCACCTTGGCCCAGCGCTCATACCTCCCACAAATCTCCTAG